In the Methanothermobacter marburgensis str. Marburg genome, TGACAGACCTCCACAGAGCCCATAAAAAACTTAGAACTGAACACAGAAAATTCAGGGATATCCTTGAGTCAATACCAGACCCTACATTTGCAATTGACACCGATGGAAGGGTTATAGCCTGGAACAGGGAGATGGAAAAGCTCACAGGTGTGAGGAAGGAAGAAATAATGGGTGAGGGTGACAGGGCATACGCAATTCCATTTTACGGTAAAAGAACCCCTGGACTTCTTGAGTTCATTTTAAAACCTGAAGATGCCCCTGAAAGGTACAAAAACATCAGAATGGATGGGAATTCAATCTACGCTGAGGTCTATGTGGGGCACATGGGAAGGCATTTCCAGATCAGGACATCTCCCATCTATGATGAACATGAGGAGGTCATAGGCGCCGTGGAGATACTGCGGGATGTTACAGATTATATTGAGACCAAGAAAAAACTCGAGAAATCAAGGGAAAGTTACAGGACAATATTTGAAAACAGGGCCACCCCAACTGCAGTTACAGACACGGACTTCAATATTCTGAGGGCAAACAGGGTCTTTAAAGAGATCTTCGGCAGATCGGAGGGAATCAATATGGCCGATATCATCCATGAGGGTGACCTTGAGAAACTCCACGGACTCCAGGACAAATGCCGGGCACTCATCAGGATGAAGGCCGATGATAGGATTCTCCACATGATAGTCCATAGGGGTGATATTCCAGGTTCAGGTCAGGTTGTGCTGAGCTTCAATGATATAACAAAACTCAAAATGTCCCAGCACAAGCTGAGGGATGAACTCAGGATCAGGATGGCTCTAAGTGAGATATACCCCCATGCGGTTTCTGCTGAGAGTATAGAGGAATTCACAGAGTACATACTTGATGCCGCATGCCAGGTTACAGGTGCAGAGAAGGGTGCCATAAGGCTTAAAAACAGGAGAGAAATTCTGGTATCAGGCAGCCTCAGTAATGAGGAAATTGAGGCAATTTCAGAGGATGGAATCTCATCTGCAGGGGACAGTCTGCGTTTCAGTTCATCATCAGGGGATATGAAATCTGAGATAATCCTCACGGGCGGAGATTTCCATAAATCAGACCTGAGGGCGGTTAAACACCTTTCACAGTATTACCTCCTGGCAGTGAGGCAGCTGGCCTACAGGAAGAGGATGATGGAACATCAGAATCATCTGAGGCTCATAAATATCATACTCAAATCTGCGGAGACAGATGATCCAGGTATCTTCATGGAACGGGTTCTCGATGCCATCATAAGGTGCCCTGAATTCAGATCAGCGGCAGCCTACATTGAACCCGACCTGCGACTGGAGAGGGGAATGGATGCCCCTGAAGAACTTCCTGATTTCCCTGAAATTAAACTGCATGAAAATTTCGCTGAAATACCCATAATAGTCGATGACGAGGTTAAGGGAACCCTTAAACTGGGTTTAGAGGCCGATGAAATCCCAGAAAAAACTGAATTCCTTGAGATACTTGGAGCTGAAATCTCTGATGGAATTCAGAGGATAATGATGCACAGGCAGATCGTCGAATCCCTCTATGAAAAGGAGGTGCTTCTCCGGGAGATACACCACAGGGTCAAGAATAACCTCCAGATAGTTGCAAGCCTCCTCTCGCTTCAGTCAGCCTACACAGATAACCCTGAAATCCTGAATATCCTCAGGGATAGCCAGCTGCGGGTAAGGACAATGGCGGTCGCCCATGAAAAGATATACCAGTCAAAGGCCATATCCACCATAAACCTGGGGGAATACCTCAAAACACTTGCAGATGAGATGGTCACACTCCAGTCAAACGATAGAAGATTCATAGAACTCAAGTTTGAATACGATGATATCATGGTGGAGATGGAGAGATGCATCCCCCTTGGCCTCATAACAAATGAGATAATCTCAAATTCGGTGAAACATGCATTCACAGGGGATAGGGGTAAGATAAGCGTATCCATCAGAAAAACCGGTGATAACTGTGTCCTTGAGATATCTGATAATGGCAGGGGCCTTCCAGCCGATTTCAACATAGAGGAACTCACATCCCTTGGAATGCAGCTTGTGGCAAACCTTGTAAGGCAGATCGACGGGGAACTTGAATACGGAAACCATGATGGGGCCTGCTTCAGGATAACCTTCCCGATTATTGATAGTGGCTCATAATCACCTGCTTTTTGCTGATTATTGGCGCTTTTTTAACTGTTTCTTCCCATGGCTCTTAGTATCAGCGAGTCCTCTACCTTTGCAATGAATGACCTCATCCTCAGAACCTTATCAGGGCTTGTTGATACAGCATCGACACCCATCTCAACGAGTTTCCTCACCAGAACGTAATTTGTTGCAGCGTATCCAGCAGCATAGACCTCCACACACCTTTCATGGCACGCAACAACCACCTCCTCAACCATTCCCAGGACTGCTGGGTGTGATAGATTGAAGATACCTGCAACACGGGTGCTCCTCCTGTCCGCTGCAAGGCTGCACATGGTGAGGTCACTGAGGCCAAGTGAGACAAAATCCACACCTTCGTCAAGGAGTTCATCTATCTGGAGTGCCATGGATGGTGTTTCAATAGATGCGCCCACCCTGAGGTCCCTGTGGGGTCTTATGCCCGATTCATCAAGGATTTCAACTGCCTGGACATATTCAGGAATATCCCTTATGAAGGGGAACTTCAGCTCAAGGTTACTGTATCCTGAATCCAGGAGATTACTCACTGCCTCAAATTCTGCTTTCAGGACCTCAGTATCCCTGAGATCCCTTTTTATGGCCCTCATACCCAGGAAGGGGTTTCTCTCCTGGGGCTCAGTATATCCACGGAGGTGTGTGAGTTCATCTGTCGGAATGTCGAATGTCCTGAAGCATACAGGTTTAGGGTGGAATGCTTCAAGTATCTCCTCAAGACCCCTTTCAAGAACCCTGGAGAGTTCACCTTCCTTCAAAAGCAGGTAGGGGTGTTTTCCTGTCTCTATGACCATATTCTCTATCCTTACAGAACCAACACCATCGGCAAATTCAGCAACCCTTGCTGCGAGCCAGGGGAAATTCAGGTTCACCATGACCTTTGTGGCTGTCTCATGGACCCCCATCACATCATCCCTGGACGCCCAGTCCATGACTCCCCGGTAGATGTTCCCGGTTTTACCATCCACAGTGACTATCATGCCCTCCCTGAGAACTCTGGTGGCGATCTCTGTTCCAAGTACGCAGGGTATTCCAAGTTCCCTGAGTGTTATTGCGGCGTGACTCGTGAGTCCACCGTAATCAGCTATAACGGCGGCTGCCCTTTTGATTTCAGGCAGCATATCCCTGGCTATCTTTTTGAAGACAGCCACCTCTCCCCATTCAAGGCTGCACGCATCCTCAAGGTTCCTTATTATACGCACCTTTCCGCTTCGCCTTCCGGCACCGGCACCCACACCCCTCAGGATCTGCATATGATTTATATATGTTTAATCATGTTAAAATACTATGCTCAATATGCACCACAATTCCTTCCAATTTAAACATTCCATTAAATTAAAGAAAATTTGGTATTGCTTTTAATGAAAAATTAAATTTCAGTAGTCTATGTAGTCGAATCTGCTCTCAAGTATCATGACGAGGGCAAATCCGATTATACCAATCACCACGGATATTATGATGGATGTGGTATCCACCATCGCTATCTTGTTGTAGGGGAGCCTCAGGGTACCTATCATGAGGCCCACAAGAAATGACATGGTAACGGCCTCATGGTTCCTCAGCAGGTAATCCAGAACCCTTGAGAAGCTCATTATACCAATAGCCGCCCCTGCAAGGAATGTGAATATTTCAACGATGGCCATACGGTTCAGGACCCCCAGCATGTACTCATACTGGTTCAGCAGGAGAAGTAGAAATGCACCTGAGATACCCGGCAGTATCATGGCACATATGGCCACGAATCCAGATATGAAGACAACAGGGAGTGTGTGGTTTGCCTGTATCGGGTTGAGGCCCACGAAGAGGTAGGCGAATATGAGGCCCAGAGCACCTGATGCCAGGTTTTTGAGTGAAAAACCATCTATCTTCTGGTAGACCACATATGCTGAGGCGAGTATGAGGCCTGAGAAGAATGCGTAGGTGAATGCCACGTAGGTGGTTATGAAGAAGAGTATAACCTTTGATAGTGTGAGAATCGCACAGGCTATACCTGCAAGGAGGGGTACGAAGAGTTCAAAGTCAACCTCCTCCCTCAAGGACTTCCGGGCACCAACAAGGTCGCCGGTGATGAGGGGCTTTATGAATCCGAACCTTATCTTACTTATTGCATGGACTAACCTCTCATAGATACCTGTTATGAGTGCGATTGTCCCGCCCGAGACACCGGGCATAACATCCGCGCTTCCCATGAAGAGTCCCCTGAGGAATATTGCCAGGAACCCCCTGAGTCTGTCATAGTAACCCATTTAAATCCTCCATGATCATGAATTGAAGAAGATATTTATAACCAGCCACCTTATAAATGTAGCTTCCCCGATGCATATGGCTGAGAATTGATGTGAATTCTAATTACCCTCATAAATGTACCCTACCAGACCTCTGAGGCATGTTTTCTCAGGGCATCCACTATCCTTTTCACCTTGCTCTCACCCAGCATGAGGCGGCTCTCCATTATATGCTCCGGGACATGGCAGGGCTTCAGGATCCTGCAGTGCTCATCCTCCTCCATGATGGTGCAGGAGGCGCTGAGGAATGCAACCACAGCATTAACCCATGAGACATAGATATCCCTGGTTTCAAGGAATTCCTTGAGGGCTGCGGCATTTCTCTTGGCCTGGATGGACGGTGACCTGACCTCCTCCTTTCTGAGTTCATCGTTAAGGAACCAGCGGTCACCCTTCACGATGTAGTTCCCTGAATAGGACTTTGTCTCTATCACGTAGACCCCGGTTGGCCCCACAACCACGTGGTCCATGTTCCCGTATGCCCCCGGGAGCTTGATGTCGTTCAGGATATGATACCCTTCAGGCAGGCGTCTGAGGCAGTTTGTCACTATGAGTTCACCCTCATGTCCCTTTCTCCAGCCCATACCTCTTCTTTCACTGGCCCTTATCAGTGGCACCGAGAGGGCCATGAGAATGATTCCCAGAAGCACGGGTGTGATGCCCCATGTCGTGCCTGTGACTGTAAGTAATATTCCGGCAGGTGTCATCAATGCCCCTGCAATGAGGATGAGGTTCCCGCCCCTCCAGAGCCTCCAGTAGTTATCGGCCTTCCTGTGGGTGTGGGTTTTTCTGCTGGATTCAGGGACATGTTTGGTGATTTTACGGTATTCGTTGAGGTTTTTAACGTAGAGGAGTGGTGAGCCGCATTCATCACACATGTGGAATGCCCAGAATTCTTCCTCACTGTTGATCTGCCAGTAGTGGTTACAGTTCTCGCATATGAGGTAGGCCATGATATCACTTGAAAGAGATTTCCCTTTCCTACTTATAGGGGGGAGGTGATTATATTCTTTTCCATGTGTGCTGTTTTGTGTGCTTATGACAATACTGTCGCCGCATAAAACACTTCTTGTCAATGTAGCAGCCAAGACCTCTATCATTAATGTGGAGAATAACAAGCCAATGATATACAGGATGTGTATATCATGATATACATGAGGTGTATATAACTCTCCGAGGGTACCCCCCGGTTGGGGCTGATATCGATATACATATATCGTAATACATCAGCTGATATACGTGGTGTGTATATCGGGGGGTGTGGGGGTGATATACACTGAGGGTATGCCTGTAGGGCCGCCCTGATATACATATACACGATATATATATCAGGGTTTTCTCCAGGAGACCTTCGCTGGGTTATATACAGGGTGTGTATATCATGATATACAGCATGTGTATACAGTATGAAAAAATCAAAAACAGAGTTATCATGTCTTTTTTGATCATCCAAGTAATTTCCAACTTTTTCCAGAGGTTCTCCTATGAGGGTTCATATGATAATGCCTCAGATAGGTACAGATTCGGTGCAAAATACAGGTATCTGTATCATATGATGTATATGTGGCGATGAATCTGGAGGTTTTTCGGGGCATTTTATTTTTATCAAATAACACATTAAGATGAATCTGGAGTTTTCAGGCGGATTTCATTTCCATCTTATAACACCTTGATTTATCTTCGTTAAACGTCACTATTACGAAGGTATTGTTAATGGCTGCAACCTATTCATCCCTCTCCCTGAAAACAATAGTGAATTTCGTACCATTATCTACCTCCAGTGTCATCTCACCGTTCAGCTGTTTGGTGAGGAGGCTCACAAGTTTAAGTCCAAGGGTATCGGTACTCGAGGGGTCGATATCCTCTGGAAGACCCACACCATCATCTGCCACCACCAGTTCTACTGAACCGTCGGCCCTTCTCATACCTATGGTTATGGTGCCTCTTCCATCGGGAAATGCATATTTGATGCTGTTGGTTACAAGTTCGTTGATGAGCAGCCCGAGGGGAATGGCAGTGTCCAGGTCAAGTTCCATGTCCTCAATCTCAAGATCTTTCCTGACACTTACCCCATGGGATATTATTATGTCCCCAACCAGTTTCTCCACGTATTCCCTGAAATTGACCCTCTCCAGTGACTCTGACTGGTAAAGGTGTTCATGTATCATTGCCATGGCCTTTATCCTTCCCTGACTCTCCCTGACTATTTTACGGAGTTCTTCATCCCCTATCCTTGAAAGCTGAAGGTTCAGGAGGCTTGAGATTATCTGGAGGTTGTTCTTGACCCGATGGTGTATCTCCCGGAGAAGCACCTCCTTCTCCCGGAGGGACCTGCGGATCTCCTCCTCAGCCTCCCTGATATCTGTGACATCGACAAGGGAAGCCACGGTCATTGTGGTTCCAGGGATGCGATCCGCATTCATCCTTATGTACTTTATGTTCCCATGACGGTCACGGAACCTGAAGTTATAGATTCTTGGAACGGCATCAGGGTCCTTCAACCAGAGATGGTAATATTCTTCCATTCTCTTGAGATCCTCATCTGCTAAGAATTCCCTCCAGCTCTTCTTACCCTCTATCTCCTCCCTGGAGTAGCCGCTGAGCCTCTCAAATTCCCTGTTAGCCATCAGTATGGTGGTGTCCTCATCAACTATGGTTGTCGCAGAACCGGTATTCTCGAATATGCTCCTGTATAATCGCTCCTTCTCCTTAAGCTCATCCTCAAGCTGTTTACGTTCTGTTAGATCCCTGTAGACAGCGACCACCTCTCCTGAAGGCAGGCGGTAGACGAAGTTTTCCTTCCAGCCACTTATCCTGTCATCACTGTAAAAGGCGATGGGGAAGTGTTCTGCCCTTCCAGTCCTGTATACTCTCCTTAGAACATCAAGAAGCCCGAAATCATCCACACCTGGAAAGACCTCAGTCACCCTCCTCCCGATTATCTCCTCCTTATTCACCCTCTCAATACGTTCAGCTGCACGGTTGAAATCCCTGATTACGAAGTCCTCACCATCATCAACCGCCTCATAGACAGCCACGCAGCTATCGATGTACTCAAAGAGCTTTTTGTAGCGCTCCTCCCCAAGGATGATCCTGCTCATGAGAAAATCAATGCAACTTTTAAGGTCGTCATCATCCACGGGCTTCTCAATGCAGCCATATGGACAGGTCAATACAAGATTCCCTTCATCCTCAAAGTCTATGAGGTACATGAGGGGGATCCCCGTGTCTCCAGGACCCCAAGCCCCCACCCTCTGGGGGGTTGTGTATATGAGGATCAGGTCATGTTCAGTTTTCCTGGCATCTTTAAGATCTGTGGCCACATCCACACTGAAACCATGGCGCCTCAGTTTTTCCTCTAAGTCAGGAGCACTATCAATATCCTTAACGAGAAGAATCCTGAACATTCACCTCAGCCCCTGTACTAATTATATTTTCATCCTCACCCTCTGAATAGCTTTTTGGTCCCCATCTCAGGGTTTGAGGCGATACGCTGCAGGTCGCCTCCGGGGATGTTCACCATGACATCCCCCTAACCACATGCACCTCCTTGAGCCCACATCCCCGAATCCATAGGTCACCTTACCTGTGAGGTAGGGGGAGTGATGCCATTGAGCTGCATATGGGTCCTGAGTCGGCCCCGAGGCCATGTGAACCTGAGTCATAGGCGTTGGCATGGAGGACCTCCATTGCCTGCCTGGCATTGCAGAGGATGAATATAACGTCTGGCTCATATTCAGCAAGTTGAAGGGGGGCAAATATAAGGGCACTGAAGACCCCCGGTTCAATGTTCAGGTTATCCCCTCCATGAGCGCTGCACCGCCGGTATGTTCCTGTAGACCTCCATGGGCACAGGGAAAGCGCCGCTTCGCATGTTAGCTGGGAATTCGGATGGATCCCTCAGGCCAGTGTACCTCGCACCCCCCATGCACTCCTCCTCATCCCTGGTCGCATAGAAGACCTCCCCATTCATTGCCTTCACGAGTTTTTCACAGAACCTTGATTTACCATTCTCCCTTTCAATGTTTGCTGGCTCCCTGACGGACCATTTTATGGCCACAGGTTCATTTTCAAGTTTTAAGACTTCCTTAAGTTTTTCCCCAGTTCCTTAGTATCCAATAAAACCCGCTATTATCACGTATTTAATTTGTTTTTGAATAATCGTTTCCTGGGATACTGCGTTCTGAAAATTTAGATGCGAGGTCCAGTTGTGACGACACAGTAGTTGAAATAGTAGTTTTTGTGTATGGACCTTTCTAAAGTGTTTAAGGCTTCTTCTAGTTTTTAGTGATTCAGATACTTATCAGGCTAAAATAAGCACTTAACCGATAAGTTTCTTTTTCAGTTTTTTGAATTCTTCTTCTGTGAGTATTCCGCTTTCTACCAGTTCGCTGGCCTTTTTTATCTCATCCACAACGCTTATTGTGGGGGTGGAGGATGTTCCACTTTTTAATTTTTCTATTCTCTCTTTTATTTTAAGGGCGATTTTATATTCTTTTTCTCCATCAAATGTGACCGTATTCTCATCATTGGTTGAAGATACACCACCACCAGTTTTCTCGAACCCCCCAGGTACTGTAAACTGGATGTATCCAACGGTGAATCCTGGTTTTTTTATTTCGACACCTGTAATATCTTGCAAGTATATTGTTTTTGTCCCTTTGGTTAAACTTCCATAGAAAAGGATTGACTTAAGGCCCTCTCTTTTTATCTCGACACGGTTATCATAAAGTTCAACCTGTCCGTTCCTGCCATCTAAGAAAAAAAGAGGCCTTGTGGTTTTTTGTTCGTATTCAGTTTCTAAAGGATCTGCGCTGCTATCCTCCAAATCAGGATTTTTTGGAGGTAGAAGAAGTTCTTCTGCCCTATCTAGATACTCTCTTCTGAGGTTGTATACTCTGAATTTGCCATTGTAGGTAAAGGTAAGCTGTGATAGTATCCTTCCAATTTTAACATCCTCCATATTACTTCTCAGAAAAACTTCCTTTTTTCCACTTTTTTCACCGGTTAGATTTCTCTTATGTACTATTACAGCATCCCTTGTTATTTCAATATCATCACCACCAGAGGGTGCTTCAAAGTATACCAGGATGTTCTGAAGATCCTTTCCGCAGTTTGTGCAAAATTTGACAGCTTCAGCATTTGTAAAATAACAGTCTGGACATCTTTTTCCAGTCATTTGAATACCTCCATGCTATGCATGTCATATTAATGTGA is a window encoding:
- a CDS encoding PAS domain S-box protein, which encodes MFRILLVKDIDSAPDLEEKLRRHGFSVDVATDLKDARKTEHDLILIYTTPQRVGAWGPGDTGIPLMYLIDFEDEGNLVLTCPYGCIEKPVDDDDLKSCIDFLMSRIILGEERYKKLFEYIDSCVAVYEAVDDGEDFVIRDFNRAAERIERVNKEEIIGRRVTEVFPGVDDFGLLDVLRRVYRTGRAEHFPIAFYSDDRISGWKENFVYRLPSGEVVAVYRDLTERKQLEDELKEKERLYRSIFENTGSATTIVDEDTTILMANREFERLSGYSREEIEGKKSWREFLADEDLKRMEEYYHLWLKDPDAVPRIYNFRFRDRHGNIKYIRMNADRIPGTTMTVASLVDVTDIREAEEEIRRSLREKEVLLREIHHRVKNNLQIISSLLNLQLSRIGDEELRKIVRESQGRIKAMAMIHEHLYQSESLERVNFREYVEKLVGDIIISHGVSVRKDLEIEDMELDLDTAIPLGLLINELVTNSIKYAFPDGRGTITIGMRRADGSVELVVADDGVGLPEDIDPSSTDTLGLKLVSLLTKQLNGEMTLEVDNGTKFTIVFRERDE
- a CDS encoding putative PEP-binding protein — encoded protein: MQILRGVGAGAGRRSGKVRIIRNLEDACSLEWGEVAVFKKIARDMLPEIKRAAAVIADYGGLTSHAAITLRELGIPCVLGTEIATRVLREGMIVTVDGKTGNIYRGVMDWASRDDVMGVHETATKVMVNLNFPWLAARVAEFADGVGSVRIENMVIETGKHPYLLLKEGELSRVLERGLEEILEAFHPKPVCFRTFDIPTDELTHLRGYTEPQERNPFLGMRAIKRDLRDTEVLKAEFEAVSNLLDSGYSNLELKFPFIRDIPEYVQAVEILDESGIRPHRDLRVGASIETPSMALQIDELLDEGVDFVSLGLSDLTMCSLAADRRSTRVAGIFNLSHPAVLGMVEEVVVACHERCVEVYAAGYAATNYVLVRKLVEMGVDAVSTSPDKVLRMRSFIAKVEDSLILRAMGRNS
- a CDS encoding DUF169 domain-containing protein; this encodes MHPNSQLTCEAALSLCPWRSTGTYRRCSAHGGDNLNIEPGVFSALIFAPLQLAEYEPDVIFILCNARQAMEVLHANAYDSGSHGLGADSGPICSSMASLPLPHR
- a CDS encoding DUF4429 domain-containing protein — protein: MTGKRCPDCYFTNAEAVKFCTNCGKDLQNILVYFEAPSGGDDIEITRDAVIVHKRNLTGEKSGKKEVFLRSNMEDVKIGRILSQLTFTYNGKFRVYNLRREYLDRAEELLLPPKNPDLEDSSADPLETEYEQKTTRPLFFLDGRNGQVELYDNRVEIKREGLKSILFYGSLTKGTKTIYLQDITGVEIKKPGFTVGYIQFTVPGGFEKTGGGVSSTNDENTVTFDGEKEYKIALKIKERIEKLKSGTSSTPTISVVDEIKKASELVESGILTEEEFKKLKKKLIG
- a CDS encoding nuclease-related domain-containing protein is translated as MAYLICENCNHYWQINSEEEFWAFHMCDECGSPLLYVKNLNEYRKITKHVPESSRKTHTHRKADNYWRLWRGGNLILIAGALMTPAGILLTVTGTTWGITPVLLGIILMALSVPLIRASERRGMGWRKGHEGELIVTNCLRRLPEGYHILNDIKLPGAYGNMDHVVVGPTGVYVIETKSYSGNYIVKGDRWFLNDELRKEEVRSPSIQAKRNAAALKEFLETRDIYVSWVNAVVAFLSASCTIMEEDEHCRILKPCHVPEHIMESRLMLGESKVKRIVDALRKHASEVW
- a CDS encoding DUF368 domain-containing protein, which codes for MGSADVMPGVSGGTIALITGIYERLVHAISKIRFGFIKPLITGDLVGARKSLREEVDFELFVPLLAGIACAILTLSKVILFFITTYVAFTYAFFSGLILASAYVVYQKIDGFSLKNLASGALGLIFAYLFVGLNPIQANHTLPVVFISGFVAICAMILPGISGAFLLLLLNQYEYMLGVLNRMAIVEIFTFLAGAAIGIMSFSRVLDYLLRNHEAVTMSFLVGLMIGTLRLPYNKIAMVDTTSIIISVVIGIIGFALVMILESRFDYIDY
- a CDS encoding PAS domain S-box protein, with the translated sequence MPSALVVEDEAVTALELVRLLESWGYDAVSVSTGEEAIETALKMKPDIILMDIVLQSEVDGVRAASAIKRVIDVPVVFLTAYSSRKIFKRASEVEPDAYLLKPFNSRELAYALELALYKNKMQKLLSHANRRYQQILDTTGEGVCIFSSDGIIQYCNRRMADFLSCRRGDITGKSIFDFVHPGDRKTMERIFDSCRKGASGEREIRFRAADGTTKWMILSGHPITELSQFKGGFCMFRDVTEQKMVERRLRKTNRCLELLSRINLKAAVSTDPSELMKGICKLLVDEGYSHASFRTPDGVTEGEGPIPDVNLREGIHKGKGGSTAVIQLENCKKPFYLVVSAMRKIDEAEMKFLREIASSTAETLRRITSESELDSISSRYREIFENAGDAIFLTKDKKIIECNRTALELFRASEDEIKGKTPWELSPEYQKDGKSSELAQAIIERAMSGERCEFDWLHRKITGEVFPTRVTVSRSGDLVMGIVRDMTDLHRAHKKLRTEHRKFRDILESIPDPTFAIDTDGRVIAWNREMEKLTGVRKEEIMGEGDRAYAIPFYGKRTPGLLEFILKPEDAPERYKNIRMDGNSIYAEVYVGHMGRHFQIRTSPIYDEHEEVIGAVEILRDVTDYIETKKKLEKSRESYRTIFENRATPTAVTDTDFNILRANRVFKEIFGRSEGINMADIIHEGDLEKLHGLQDKCRALIRMKADDRILHMIVHRGDIPGSGQVVLSFNDITKLKMSQHKLRDELRIRMALSEIYPHAVSAESIEEFTEYILDAACQVTGAEKGAIRLKNRREILVSGSLSNEEIEAISEDGISSAGDSLRFSSSSGDMKSEIILTGGDFHKSDLRAVKHLSQYYLLAVRQLAYRKRMMEHQNHLRLINIILKSAETDDPGIFMERVLDAIIRCPEFRSAAAYIEPDLRLERGMDAPEELPDFPEIKLHENFAEIPIIVDDEVKGTLKLGLEADEIPEKTEFLEILGAEISDGIQRIMMHRQIVESLYEKEVLLREIHHRVKNNLQIVASLLSLQSAYTDNPEILNILRDSQLRVRTMAVAHEKIYQSKAISTINLGEYLKTLADEMVTLQSNDRRFIELKFEYDDIMVEMERCIPLGLITNEIISNSVKHAFTGDRGKISVSIRKTGDNCVLEISDNGRGLPADFNIEELTSLGMQLVANLVRQIDGELEYGNHDGACFRITFPIIDSGS